The following DNA comes from Streptomyces sp. NBC_00273.
ACCCGTACGCCCGCGTGCACGCCGTACCGGGCCCGGTCCAGGGCCCCGCCGGCCGGCCGTCGCTGTGGCTGCTCGGCTCCTCCGGCTTCAGTGCCCGCCTCGCCGGCGAGCTCGGCCTGCCCTTCGCCTACGCCCACCACTTCTCGGCGGCCGGCACCCTGCCCGCGCTCGACCTCTACCGCCAGAGCTTCCGCCCCTCGGCCGTCCTCGACGCCCCCTACTCCGTCATCGGCGTCTCCGCGCTCGCCGCCGACACCGACGGGGCGGCCCGCGCCCAGGTGCTCACGGGCGCGCTGTCGATGCTGCGCCTGCGCACCGGACGGCCCGGCCTGATCCCGACGCCCGAAGAGGCGGCGGCGTACGCGTTCTCCCCGCTGGAGCGGGAGTTCGTCGACAGCTGGCTCGCGAACGTCGTTCACGGCACCCCCGACGAGGTCCGCACCGGCCTCGACGACCTGGCGAAGCGCACGGGCGCGGACGAGCTGATGCTGACCTCCAACGCCCACAGCGGGGCGGCCCGGTTGCGCTCGTACGAGCTCATCGCAGATGCGTACGGCTTGCCGGTGGAGGCGCCCGCCGCCGATTGACGCCGTGCGAACGGCGTTTGGCTGGTTTGTTGCCGAAACCTTGCGCAGAGCTACCTGAAGGCAGCCTTAAACCGCTCGTCACCCGGGGTGGCGGGCGGTTCCTGATGTGCGCTCAGGTCTCTGACTTGGGGAAATAGCGCGTGAGTGGTCTAGTCCTTCTTTGGTCCGAACCATTGACGTGGGGGTGGAGTGATCGCTATCACTTCTCTCACCCGAACCGCTTGAACTCCCCTCCCACCCCCACGGAGACAGCTCATGCACATCCGTAAACCACTCATCGCTGCCGCCGCCACGGCCGCGTTGGCCGCCGGAGCGCTGGCCTCCTTCGCGGGACTCGGCACCGCCCAGGCCGCCGGCGCCCCGGCCGGCGCCGCGGCGGCGGCGGGAGGCGTCCGCATCGCCTACTACGACCAGTGGAGCGTGTACGGCAACGCCTTCTACCCCAAGCACCTCGACACCCGCGGCATAGCGGGCAAGTTGGACGTCATCAACTACTCGTTCGGCAACATCCACCCCACCAACCTCACCTGTTTCGAGGCGAACAAGGCGGCGGGCGACGACAACAACCCCAACGCCGGTGACGGCGCGGGCGACTCGTACGCCGACTACCAGAAGTCCTTCAGTGCCGCGGACAGCGTCAGCGGGGTCGCCGACAAGTGGGACCAGCCGATCGTCGGCGTCTTCAACCAGTTCAAGCAGCTGAAGGCCAAATACCCCCACCTGAAGATCAACATCTCGCTGGGCGGCTGGACCTACTCCAAGTACTTCAGCGACGCGGCCAAGACCGACGCCTCCCGCAAGAAGCTGGTCTCCTCCTGCATCGACCAGTACATCAAGGGCAACCTCCCGGTCGAGGGCGGCTACGGCGGTCAGGGCGTCGCGGCCGGCATCTTCGACGGCATCGACATCGACTGGGAGTACCCGGGCTCGTCCGGCGGCCACCTCGGCAACCACTACGCCCCCGAGGACAAGCAGAACTTCACGCTCCTGCTCAAGGAGTTCCGCGAGCAGCTCGACGCCTACGGCCAGGCCAACGGCGGCAAGAAGTACCTGCTGACCTCGGCCCTCCCGGCCGGCCAGGACAAGATCAAGTACATCGAGACCGACAAGATCGGCGCGTACCTCGACTACGCGAACATCATGACGTACGACATGCACGGCGCCTGGGACGGCGACGGCCCCACGTACCACCAGTCCCCGCTCTACTCCGGGGCGGGCGACCCGACCGACCCGATCGCGCCGGGCACCCAGAAGTACAGCATCGACAACGCGATCGACTCCTGGATCGACGGCAACCCGGCCTACGGCATCACCGGCGGCTTCCCCGCCAACAAGCTGACGCTGGGCTACGAGTTCTACTACCGCGGCTGGAAGGGCGTCCCCGCCGGGGCGAACAACGGCCTCGCCCAGTCCGCGACCGGCGCCTCGGGCGCCCGCCCCACCAGCCAGCAGGCCGGCATCGCCAACTACAAGGAGCTCGGCGGCCTCGTCGACAACCCGGCGACCACCTTCTGGGACGACCAGGCCAAGGCCTCGTACTTCTACAAGGACGGCGAGTTCTTCACCGGCCTCAACCAGAAGTCCATCCAGGCCCGGGTCGACTACGGCAAGCAGCGCGGCCTGGCCGGCGCGATGATGTACTCCCTGCTCGGCCTGGACAACAACACCACCCTGCTCAACCAGATCTCGGACGCCCTCGGCGGCACCACGGTCCCGCCGACCACCCCGCCGACGACGCCTCCGACCACTCCGCCCACGACCCCGCCGACCACGCCCCCGACCACCCCGCCGACGGGCTGCGGCTCGACCCCGGCGTACGTCGCGGGCACGGTCTACACGGCCGGCAACGAGGTCGCGCACAACGGCCGCAAGTACAAGGCCCAGTGGTGGACGCAGAACGAGACCCCGGGCACCACGGGTGAGTGGGGCGTCTGGAAGGACCTCGGCGCCTGCTGATCTCCCCCCACCCCGCGCCGAGCGACGCCTCCGCCCCGTCCTCACTCTCCCGTGGGCGGGGCGGAGGTGTGTCACATGGTTGCGGGATTCCGGACATCGCTCCGTGTCGGTATCGCTACGCTCGGCCACAAGCCCGTTCTCCGCTTGGGGGTGCCGTCCCATGGCCGTCGTCCGTGACATCGATCCCAGTGCCTCACCGCTGGACTACTACAGCTACGAGCTGCGCAGGCTGAGAGAAGAGGCGGGCCTGAAGCAGGCCCAGCTGGGCGCGATCATCTTCTGCACCGGGTCGCTGATCGGCATGATCGAGAACGGCAAGCGGGTCCCGACCCGCGACTTCTCGGAACGGGTGGACGCGGCGCTGGGCACGGGTGGTGTGTTCTCCCGCCTGGTGGGGCTGGTCCTGCGGAGCGTGCTGCCGACGTGGTTCCAGCCATACGCCGAAATGGAGGCTCGGGCGACGTACATCTCCACGTATCAGGCGCAGCTGGTGTACGGGCTGTTGCAGACGCCTGACTATGCGCGCGCTGTGCTGGCTAGCGGGCTGCCAGATGAGTTGGACGACATGCTGGCCGCGCGACTGGAACGCCAGCGAATCTTGAACCGGGAGCACCCGCCCATGGTGTGGGTGGTGCTCGACGAGGCCGCGTTGTACCGACCGATCGGTGGCCTGGAGGTCATGCGGGACCAGCTGGCCCACCTACTGAGCTTTCGCGAGAAGCGCTGGGTGCGGATCCAGGTGCTGCCCTTTGCAGCTGGTGAACACGCCAGCCTCATTGGCTCGTTCACCGCCATGAGGTTCGAAGATGACCCGGACATGGTCTATTCGGAGGACCTCATCTCCGGACACATGACGGCCAACCCTGACACGGTCAAGGAAGCCGCGCTTCGTTACGCTCACGTGCAGGCCGCTGCTCTCTCCGTTGAGGCTTCGGCGGCATTGATTGTCCGCGTAATGGAGGAACGTTATGGGCATCAACCAGAACCTGACCAACGCGCGGTGGCGTAAGTCGAGTTATAGCGGGAACACCGGCGGCGAATGTGTCGAGTGTGCCCCCCTCGGCCCTACGGCCTGGCGCAAGGCCTCGTACAGCGGCACCAACGGCGGCGAATGCGTCGAGGTGGCCGCACAGCCCTGCGCGGTCGCCGTCCGCGACTCCAAGAACCCCGGCGGGCCGGTCTTCACGGTCACGGCAGCCGCGTTCACCGCGTTCGTCCGGAGCCTCTGACCGTACGCCGGAGCGGCAGCCCCCTCGGCGGGGGCTGCCGTGGGCGGTCCGCCGCCGGCCGGGCAGTGGCCGGGGGCGGACCGCGGTCTCAGGGGTCAGACCTGGAACTGGCCGACCGTGATGAAGTAGCGGAGCTCCTCCGGGGTGCCGTCCACGACCTTCTGGGCCGCCGCGTACAGGGCTTCGCTGATGCCCGGGCGGGCCAGGATCACGCCCACGGCGACGCGGTCGTCTTCGGCCTGGGCCAGACGCAGGCCGGTCTTCAGGAACGCGGTCCGGTCGGCCGGGGTGCCGTCCATGGCCTTGCTGGCCTCGCGCTTGACGGCCTTGCCGGTGGCCGGGTTGGCGAACACGATCCTGCCGATGGCGACCCGGTTGTCCTCGTCCTGGGCGATCGCCAGACCGGTCTTCAGGAACGCGGCGCGGTCTGCGGCGGTGCCGTTGAAGGCCTTGATGGCTTCGCGCTTGACGCCCTTGCCCGAGGCCGGGTCGCCGTAGATCTTGGCGATGGCGACGCGGTTGTCCTCGTCCTGGGCGATCGCCAGGCCCGTCTTCAGGAAGGTGCGTACGTCCTCGATGGTCCCGTCGAGGGCCTTGTTGGCCTCCCGGATGACGGCCTTGCCCGGCTTGGCGGCCAGGATCCGGCCGACGGCGACGCGCAGGTCGTGGTCCGACATGGTGTCGTACGGCGACTCCCCGGCGGTGACCGCGGCGACCTTGGCAGGGGCGGCGGCGGCCGAGCCGGCGGCCAGGGCCGGCGTGGCGAGGAGCAGGGCCGGGGCCAGGGCGCCGACGGTCAGGGCGAGTGCGGTACGGGTGAGTTTCATGGTGCTTTCCCCCACGGATCAAGGAACTTGGTCAAGAACCTTTGGCCCGAAGATCGTCACAAGGGGGATATGGCTTGTCCAACGCTGATAGGGCCCCTAGACGGCCCGAAAGCGGCGAAGTGGAACGGCTAGCGGGGGTGTTCCGCGCCCGGTCTGGTGCCGATCATCTCGGCGATCCGCTCCGGGGCCACGGCCCGCGAGTAGAGCCAGCCCTGGCCGGTGTCGCAGCCGACGCGCCGCAGCCGTGCCGCCTGTCCGGCGGTCTCCACGCATTCCGCGGTGACGGTCAGGCCGAGCCGGTGGGCGAGCTGGACCAGGGCTTCGACGATGGTCTCGTCGGCCGGGTTCGGGTGCGCGCCCTCCTCGTAGCGGAATCCGCGCACGAACGAACCGTCCAGTTTCAGAACTGATACAGGAAGTCTGCTGAGGTAGGCGAGGTTCGAGTAGCCGGTGCCGAAATCGTCGATCGCGATCCGCACGCCCATGTCGCTGAGCGCCTGGAGGGCCTGGAGGGGGCGCCCGGCCGAGCCCATCACCGCGGACTCGGTCAGCTCCAGTTGCAGCAGCTGCGGGGCGAGGCCCGTCTCGGCCAGGATCTCCGCGACGTCGCCCACGAGGTCCGAGTCCCAGACCTGCCGGACGGCGACGTTGACGGACACGAAGACCGGGGAGTCGCTGGGCTGTTCGATCTGCCAGCGGCGGGCCTGCCGGCAGGCGGTCCGCAGGACCCACTGTCCCAACTGGACGATGGACCCGTCCTCTTCGGCGATCCCGATGAACCGATTCGGCGTGAGCGTGCCGAATTGCGGGTGGTTCCAGCGCACCAGGGCCTCGACCCCGCGGACCGCGCCGCTCTCCAGGTCCACCAGCGGCTGGTACTCCAGCTCGAATTCCTCTCGTTCCACGGCCGGTCGGAGCGTGGAGGAGAGCGCCTGGCGGGTCATGCGGTGCGCGTTGCGCTCCGGGTCGAACAGCGTCCAGCGGGCCTTGCCGTCCGCCTTGGCCCAGTACAGGGTCGTGTCGGCGGCCTGCATCAGGCCGGTCGCCGAGGTGCCGGTCGCCGCGCGCTCCACGACCCCGATCGAGGCGGAGACGGACAGCCGCTGCCCGGCCAGGTCGAAGGGTTCCTGTACGGCGGCCAGCACGCTCCGCGCCAGGTCCGCGAGCTGTTCGGTGCCGGTGGAGTCCTCGACCAGCAGGGCGAACTCGTCGCCGCCGAGGCGTGCGACCAGGTGCCCGCCGGTGCGCCCGTAGCCCGACTGGTCGGCGCACTGGGTGAGCCGGGCGGCGACGGCGGTGAGCAGCCGGTCGCCGACCCGGTGGCCGAGGGTGTCGTTGACGGCCTTGAACCCGTCGAGGTCCAGGTAGCACAGCCCGATCCGGCCGGTGCCGCCGCCGTGTTCGTACGAGGCGGCCTCCAGCGCGGCGGAGAGCCGCTCGAAGAACAGGGCGCGGTTCGGCAGGCGGGTGACCGGGTCGTGCATCTGGAGGTGGCGCAGGCGGGCCTGGAGGTCGCGGCGGTCGCTGATGTCGGCCACCGACAGCAGGACGTCCCCGGTGTCGGGGACGGGTCCGAGGGTGACTTCGGTCCAGAGCGAGTGCCCGTCGGGGTGTTTGAGGCGGCGGGTGCAGCGCAGTCGGGCCTGCCGGCCGCGGAGCACCTCCTGGTACGCGGCCCAGGTGCGGGCCTCCGCGGCCAGGTCGACCAGGTCGGCGGCGGACCGGTGGACGAGCGCGTGCGGTTCGCTGCCGAGCAGCCCGGCGAAGGCCTGGTTGGCGGCGACCACGTAGCCCTCGCGGTCGACGACGGCCATGGCGAGGTGGGCCGCGTTGAAGGCGGCCCGGTAGTCGCGCAGGTCCGAGTCGACGGCGCGGTACGGCGGGGCCGGCGCCGCCTGGGCGGCCTGAGTGGCCGATACCGATGGCACTGCCGGCACTGCCGGGTGACGCTCCGTAATGGCCGATCGGATGCTGTCGGCCGCCGAACCGGTTCCTTCTGAGGTTCCGCTCACCGTTGGCTCCCGCAGTGTTCGTGAGTGTCCGCGCAGGAAAGTGTGCCGATCATAGAGGCTGCGGGGAGGCCCTATCCAGCGGCGCCACGGGTTGAGACGGTTCGGTTCGGTGTGATGACGGATCGACGACGGAAGACCGGGCGATCGTTTCTGCGCGGCTCTGAGCATGCCGAGGCCCCTGCTGATCTCAGGTGATCGGTCGTGACTGTCTGTAGGTAGTGGCGTGAAGTTCGAGGGTCACCGACTTGCCGTACTACTCACTCGTGTGGGGCAGCGGAACAGGGCATTAGTAAGACAATCGCCTCAAGGTGGATGAACAGGTACGAATCCACCACCGGAGGTCGATGTGGCGCGACAGCAGACACCCGGGGGAGTGGAACGCTCCCGCATCCGAAGTACCGCCGCGGCGCTCACCTCCCTGACGGCGCTCGCCGCCATGTCGCTCGTCGCCGGTCCCGCAGTGGCCGACTCGGGAGCCGGACCCTGCGCGCTGACCCGCACCTCGGCGCACCACTCCCTCGGCCTGGACACCTGGAACGGCGCCTACCCCAAGCCCGTGCGCACGCTCAACGCCGTCATGGTCTTCCTCTCCTTCCCCGACCACCGCAGCGCCCTGACCACCGACCAGATCGTCGGCGACTACTTCCCCGCCACCAGCGACTTCTTCCAGCAGGCCTCGTACGGGCGGTTCCGGCTGGTCCCGCACCCGCAGAAGCAGTGGATCCAGATGCCCAAGCCGTCCACCGCGTACGGGATAAAGCGGGACTGGGCTCCCGGGGACCGGGCCTCCTACCTGCGGGACGCGGTCGCCACCGCCGACGCCCAGGTGGACTTCCGCAAGTACGACGTCGTCTACTTCGTCGCCGACCCGGACGCGCCCGGCGTGGACTCCGACGCCACGAAGGTCGTCAACTTCGAGCACCCGATCGTCGCGGACGGCACGGAACTGCGGCGGATCGTCACCGTCTTCGAGCGCCACCCGCCGGACCGGAACGTGCTGGCCCACGAGACCGGGCACGTCTTCGACCTGCCCGACCTCTACCACCGGCCCACGGACGGCAAGGGCGACTGGGACACCTACGTCGGGGACTGGGACGTCATGGGCAGCCAGTTCGGCATGGCCCCCGACCTCTTCGCCTGGCACAAGTGGAAGCTGGGCTGGCTGGACGCCTCCCAGGTGGACTGCGTGCAAACGGGCTCCTCGCTGCACACCCTGCAGCCCCTGGCCCAGGCCCCGCTGAGCGGCGGAACGGGCGGCACCCGGCTCGCGGTGATCCGTACGGGCCCCGGCAGCGCGATCGCCGTCGAGGCGCGGGGCTCCGCCGGCAACGACGGGGACACGTGCACGGAGGGCGTCCTCGTCTACCGGGTGCGCAACGAGGCGTCGTCGGGCGGCGGCCCGATCGAGGTGCTGGACGCGCACCCGTCGACGGAGGCGTGCTGGGACCGCTCGGTGTACCCGCCGCTGGCGGACGCGCCGCTGGAGGTGGGCGAGACCTACACCGTGCCGGGGGAGCGGATCACCATCGAGGTCGCGGACCGCACCCGGTCCGGCGCGTACACGGTGAAGATCACGACCTGACCGCCGGGCGTGCCGCGGGGCGGACCGCGGCGCGCCCCGCCGGACAACGAAGAAGGCCCCCACTCGCGTGGGGGCCTTCTTCCGTCTGTGCGCCGCCAGGGACTCGAACCCCGGACCCGCTGATTAAGAGTCAGCTGCTCTAACCAACTGAGCTAGCGGCGCTTGCTGACGAGGAAGACATTAGCAGGAGGATCGGCGGAACGAAAAATCGATATCCCCAGGTCCGGTCGGTGCGGGGGTGCGGGCCGCCCGTACGAAGGCCCAGAGCAGGGCCTCGGGCCCGGGAAGCCAGGGCTCGCGCGCATCGGGGGCCACGAGCCACCGGGACTGCCCGGGCGTGGCGGCCAGCGGCGGCACGGTGACGGCGTCGCCCCGGCCGTGACACAGCGGCGCCGGTGCGGTGCGGGAGCCTCCCCACTCCTCCCACGCCAGGAGGGCCGGCAGCCGGTGCGCGGTGCCGGGGGCGGCGAAGAGCAGCATCCGGCCGCGGTGCACGGCGACCGGCCCGGAGCCGGGGCCCTCGGCCCAGAGCAGGTCGAGGATGCGGCGCCCGAGGACGAGCGGGACGTTGACGACGTCGAAGGGGTCGCCGCAGGGCAGCGTGGCGGGCAGTCCGGGCCGGGCCTCCCACACCGCGAGGGTGCGCCGGGGGTGGGCGGCTCCTGAGGTGAGCCAGGCGGCGCCCTGGTGGGTGACGTGGGTGGCGGGCGCGGTGCGGGTGCGCTCGTCGTGCGCATGGAGGGCGGTGCAGCCGGGAGCCGTCGTCAGCGTCGTCATATGCCATTGTCTACCCGCCGTAGCGGACCAGTATCCGCGAGTTACGAAAAACCGGGACGGCGGGGCGGCCATCGGAGTATGGTGCGCCCCTCGAACCGCCGGAGGAGCCGGGCGTCCGGCTCCTCCGACGGTCGATCGAGGCGTTACGGCGTGCCCGTGCCGCGCTGGAGGGTCTCGCCGAATTCGATCATCTTGCGGGCGTAGTCCTCGGTCCACTCGGCCTGTTCGGCGATCAGCGCCGGTGAGAGCCGGTCGAACCGGCGGGGATCCGCCAGCTGGGCCGCCGCCAGGGCCTGGAACTCCACCGCCCGCTCCTGCGCGGCCCGGAAGGCCAGCGTCAGCTCGGTCGCACGGACCAGCAGCTCCCGAGGGTCCTCGATCGACTCCAGGTCGAAGAAGTGCTCAGGGTCCGCCACGGCCTCCGAGGGCTCGAAGAGCAGAGGCGCCGGCCGCAGCCGCCGCTCGGTCCGCTCGTGCTCTGCCATGCGTGTCCTCCTGCTGCGCGTGCGACGTGATTCCGGGCCACCGTCCATTGTCCAACGCCGCGCAAGACCCCTGCGCGACGGGCTAGAACACCCGTATGGCCGGTGAGGCGCACGAGCAGGTCGACGGGCCCAGTGGCGAGGGAGTCGCACAGGCGATCGGGGCGCGTCCTGCTTCGTCGTGCCCCGTCCCGCCCCGCCCGCATCGCGCTGACCGGCCGTCAGTCGCTCGCGCCTCCTTGCCCTGGCGGCCGGTGGGCGGCGCCCTCGGCTACGGCGTACGGGTGCGCGCGCACGCCGCGTACGAGCACCCGGTGGGGACCCGGCTCACACCGTGACGGCCTCGGCGGCGCGCCCGGCCGCCAGTTCGGCCACGTCGTCCAGGACCCCGGCGAGCTCGCCGGCGAGCGCCTCCGGGGCCTGGAAGCCCTCGGGGCCGAGCAGCTTGGGGATGCCCGGGATCGCGACGGAGCGCTCGGCGGGCAGCATGCCGAGACGGGTGAGGATCGGCAGCAGCATCTCGGCGGCCGGGGCGCCGCCGGTGGGGCCGGCGCTGTAGCTGACGATGCCGACCGGCTTGCCCTTCCACTCGTTGTAGAGGAAGTCGATGGCGTTCTTGAAGGGGGCGGTGAAGCCGCCGTTGTACATCGGCAGGACGAAGAGGAAGGCGTCGGCCGAGTCGACCAGGGCGCTCCAGTCGCGGGTGTGCTGGTGCGCGTAGTTGCCGGTGGAGGCGTACTCGGGCTCGTCGAGGAAGGGCAGGGCGATCTCGGCGAGGTCGACGGAGGTGACGTCGAAGCCGCCGCGCTCGCGGGCCTGCTCGGTGACCCAGCGGGCGAGGGGGCGGCCCGCGGAGGTGGGGCGGGTGGCGGCGGAGATGACGTGCAGGCGGGTCATGGTGAGGACTCCCGGTCGGGGTGATCATTGACGTGTCACCTGATCAAACCCAGGATCTGAATGACATGTCAACTAGATAGGTGATGTGTCACCGACCTGGCTAGAGTGGCGGACATGACCCCCGCACCGGAGCCCGGGCCCCGCTGGCTCACTGAGTCCGAACAGGACGCCTGGTATGCGTGGCGGCGGATGTTCCCGCTGGTCAATGCGGAGATCGCGCGCGACCTCACCCAGGACAGCGGACTCTCCGAGGCCGACTACGACGTCCTGTCGGTACTCGGCTCCACGGACGGCCACCGGATGCGCATCAGCGCGCTGGCCGAGCTGATGCGCTGGTCCCGCAGCAGGCTGTCCCACCAGCTCACCCGCATGGAGCAGCGCGGCGCCGTCCGCCGCGAGGAGGTGGCCACCGACGGCCGGGGTGCGGAGGTGGTCCTCACCGACGTCGGCGTCACCATGATCACGGACGCCGCTCCGCTCCACGTGGAGTCCGTACGCCGCCACCTGATCGACGTCCTGACCCCGGAACAGCTGCGCACGCTGGCCGAGGTCGGCGAGGTGCTCCGCGAACGGCTCGGCGCCCGGCGCAAGCCCTGACCCGGCGGCCGTGAGCCGGTGGCCTCAGCCGGTCCAGCCGGAGATCCGTACGTGTGTGACGCCCCCGTCCTCGTCGTCGAGCTCGACGCGGACCGCGTCCGCGAGCCGGTGGCCGTCCTTGTTGCTCTTGGGCACCCGCTTCGGCCGGGGTTCCGCGCACGCGTCGGCGCCCGAGCAGTACTTGCGGGAGATCTCCGTGTCGGGATAGGAGGCCCGCAGCCATGCCTCCGTCTCCTCCCGGGGGGCGCGGAAGTCCAGCTCGTACGAGATGCTCATCCACTGACCCGTCGTACACCGCCGGTCGTGCGTCCCCGCGGGCAGCTCGGCGGCGCGGACGAACTTGGCCGCCTCGTCGCACGGCACGCCCAAGGTGCCGACGAAGGCCGCCGACACCTGGTACGCGTACCAGCCTCCGAAGGCCAGTACGGCTGTCGTGGCGGTGATCGCAAGCCATATCGTGATGCGCTTGCGTCGTACGGACGTCATTTGAGAACCCCCTGGTCACATTCACTTGAACATGTTCAAGGATGCGTTCGGGGGGGTCCCCGGTTCCCTACATGTCGATCTTCAAGGCCGCCACGGAACGCGGTGCTCGGCCAGGTGGGCGAGTACCGAATGGTTCGCTTCCCAACCATCTGGGAATTTGACCGTCACGCCCAGCTGGACCGGTTCCGTCGAGGGATGGTCGTCCAGCAGTTCCGCTATGCCCGCCCGGGCCACCACCACGCACGCGTGCCGGTGCCGAGAGGCCAGCACGCACAGGCGGCCCGTCTCCAGGTGGAAGGCCGTCGCGTCCGGGCGGCCCGACAGCGGGTGGAGGACCACCGTGAGGTCGTACTCGCGGCCCTGGAGCCGGTTCGCGGTGTCCACGGTTACCCCCGTGACCCCGAGCGAGGCCAGCGCCGCGCGGACCGCGGCCGCCTGGTCCCGGTGGGCCGTGCCGACCGCGATCCGGTCCGCCGTCAGCGGGGCCGGCTCCGGGGACTGCTCGTCCGAGGTCACCGCCCCGCGGTCCAGGGCCCGGCGGACCACCAGGGCCACCGCCCGCACCGCCTCCGGGTCCGTGCGCGGGGTGTGCCGCGCGGGCAGCTCCAGCAACCCCCAGCCCGCCTCGGCCGCCTCGTCCAGCACCCGGTCCGGGCCCGACCCGTCCGAGGGCACCCCGTACGACAGCCGCCGCTCGCCCGGGCCCGTACCGCTGCGGAACTGCGTGTACGGGTAGAAGGCGCGGGAGACCAGCGGCGCCGCCGACGCCGGGAGCCGCCAGGACACCGGCAGCCGGTGCTGCGGCAGTTG
Coding sequences within:
- a CDS encoding MarR family winged helix-turn-helix transcriptional regulator; protein product: MTPAPEPGPRWLTESEQDAWYAWRRMFPLVNAEIARDLTQDSGLSEADYDVLSVLGSTDGHRMRISALAELMRWSRSRLSHQLTRMEQRGAVRREEVATDGRGAEVVLTDVGVTMITDAAPLHVESVRRHLIDVLTPEQLRTLAEVGEVLRERLGARRKP
- a CDS encoding LLM class flavin-dependent oxidoreductase, producing MSDAGDDARAHVRTGAAENRNASGIRGTAHGRATVPLSVLDLVTVGAGSTAHASLRTSVEIARLAESRGYHRHWVAEHHSMPGVASSSPAVILAHLAAHTSRIRLGSGGVMLPNHAPLAVAEQFGTLEALAPGRIDLGLGRAPGTDGRTALALRGPGRLDEAADEFPRQLAELTRFLDDDFPDGHPYARVHAVPGPVQGPAGRPSLWLLGSSGFSARLAGELGLPFAYAHHFSAAGTLPALDLYRQSFRPSAVLDAPYSVIGVSALAADTDGAARAQVLTGALSMLRLRTGRPGLIPTPEEAAAYAFSPLEREFVDSWLANVVHGTPDEVRTGLDDLAKRTGADELMLTSNAHSGAARLRSYELIADAYGLPVEAPAAD
- a CDS encoding putative bifunctional diguanylate cyclase/phosphodiesterase, which translates into the protein MSGTSEGTGSAADSIRSAITERHPAVPAVPSVSATQAAQAAPAPPYRAVDSDLRDYRAAFNAAHLAMAVVDREGYVVAANQAFAGLLGSEPHALVHRSAADLVDLAAEARTWAAYQEVLRGRQARLRCTRRLKHPDGHSLWTEVTLGPVPDTGDVLLSVADISDRRDLQARLRHLQMHDPVTRLPNRALFFERLSAALEAASYEHGGGTGRIGLCYLDLDGFKAVNDTLGHRVGDRLLTAVAARLTQCADQSGYGRTGGHLVARLGGDEFALLVEDSTGTEQLADLARSVLAAVQEPFDLAGQRLSVSASIGVVERAATGTSATGLMQAADTTLYWAKADGKARWTLFDPERNAHRMTRQALSSTLRPAVEREEFELEYQPLVDLESGAVRGVEALVRWNHPQFGTLTPNRFIGIAEEDGSIVQLGQWVLRTACRQARRWQIEQPSDSPVFVSVNVAVRQVWDSDLVGDVAEILAETGLAPQLLQLELTESAVMGSAGRPLQALQALSDMGVRIAIDDFGTGYSNLAYLSRLPVSVLKLDGSFVRGFRYEEGAHPNPADETIVEALVQLAHRLGLTVTAECVETAGQAARLRRVGCDTGQGWLYSRAVAPERIAEMIGTRPGAEHPR
- a CDS encoding NADPH-dependent FMN reductase encodes the protein MTRLHVISAATRPTSAGRPLARWVTEQARERGGFDVTSVDLAEIALPFLDEPEYASTGNYAHQHTRDWSALVDSADAFLFVLPMYNGGFTAPFKNAIDFLYNEWKGKPVGIVSYSAGPTGGAPAAEMLLPILTRLGMLPAERSVAIPGIPKLLGPEGFQAPEALAGELAGVLDDVAELAAGRAAEAVTV
- a CDS encoding glycosyl hydrolase family 18 protein, with amino-acid sequence MHIRKPLIAAAATAALAAGALASFAGLGTAQAAGAPAGAAAAAGGVRIAYYDQWSVYGNAFYPKHLDTRGIAGKLDVINYSFGNIHPTNLTCFEANKAAGDDNNPNAGDGAGDSYADYQKSFSAADSVSGVADKWDQPIVGVFNQFKQLKAKYPHLKINISLGGWTYSKYFSDAAKTDASRKKLVSSCIDQYIKGNLPVEGGYGGQGVAAGIFDGIDIDWEYPGSSGGHLGNHYAPEDKQNFTLLLKEFREQLDAYGQANGGKKYLLTSALPAGQDKIKYIETDKIGAYLDYANIMTYDMHGAWDGDGPTYHQSPLYSGAGDPTDPIAPGTQKYSIDNAIDSWIDGNPAYGITGGFPANKLTLGYEFYYRGWKGVPAGANNGLAQSATGASGARPTSQQAGIANYKELGGLVDNPATTFWDDQAKASYFYKDGEFFTGLNQKSIQARVDYGKQRGLAGAMMYSLLGLDNNTTLLNQISDALGGTTVPPTTPPTTPPTTPPTTPPTTPPTTPPTGCGSTPAYVAGTVYTAGNEVAHNGRKYKAQWWTQNETPGTTGEWGVWKDLGAC
- a CDS encoding DUF397 domain-containing protein, with translation MGINQNLTNARWRKSSYSGNTGGECVECAPLGPTAWRKASYSGTNGGECVEVAAQPCAVAVRDSKNPGGPVFTVTAAAFTAFVRSL
- a CDS encoding M6 family metalloprotease domain-containing protein, whose protein sequence is MARQQTPGGVERSRIRSTAAALTSLTALAAMSLVAGPAVADSGAGPCALTRTSAHHSLGLDTWNGAYPKPVRTLNAVMVFLSFPDHRSALTTDQIVGDYFPATSDFFQQASYGRFRLVPHPQKQWIQMPKPSTAYGIKRDWAPGDRASYLRDAVATADAQVDFRKYDVVYFVADPDAPGVDSDATKVVNFEHPIVADGTELRRIVTVFERHPPDRNVLAHETGHVFDLPDLYHRPTDGKGDWDTYVGDWDVMGSQFGMAPDLFAWHKWKLGWLDASQVDCVQTGSSLHTLQPLAQAPLSGGTGGTRLAVIRTGPGSAIAVEARGSAGNDGDTCTEGVLVYRVRNEASSGGGPIEVLDAHPSTEACWDRSVYPPLADAPLEVGETYTVPGERITIEVADRTRSGAYTVKITT
- a CDS encoding ALF repeat-containing protein: MKLTRTALALTVGALAPALLLATPALAAGSAAAAPAKVAAVTAGESPYDTMSDHDLRVAVGRILAAKPGKAVIREANKALDGTIEDVRTFLKTGLAIAQDEDNRVAIAKIYGDPASGKGVKREAIKAFNGTAADRAAFLKTGLAIAQDEDNRVAIGRIVFANPATGKAVKREASKAMDGTPADRTAFLKTGLRLAQAEDDRVAVGVILARPGISEALYAAAQKVVDGTPEELRYFITVGQFQV
- a CDS encoding helix-turn-helix domain-containing protein, with the translated sequence MAVVRDIDPSASPLDYYSYELRRLREEAGLKQAQLGAIIFCTGSLIGMIENGKRVPTRDFSERVDAALGTGGVFSRLVGLVLRSVLPTWFQPYAEMEARATYISTYQAQLVYGLLQTPDYARAVLASGLPDELDDMLAARLERQRILNREHPPMVWVVLDEAALYRPIGGLEVMRDQLAHLLSFREKRWVRIQVLPFAAGEHASLIGSFTAMRFEDDPDMVYSEDLISGHMTANPDTVKEAALRYAHVQAAALSVEASAALIVRVMEERYGHQPEPDQRAVA